A section of the Candidatus Methylomirabilota bacterium genome encodes:
- a CDS encoding ABC transporter permease — MPGGPPVPVSHARRAWLYVLGGLIALFLVLPVLVVIPMSFSDTVYLEFPPRQWSLRNYRAFFGSVEWRDATWVSVRAALVTTVAATVLGTAAAYGLAVTRWRWSRAAQVLLLAPQMVPAILVAIGLFYLYAKLELVNTLLGLVLAHTLLALPFVVVTVTAGLASFDMTQEMVARSLGASRLRAVLTVTLPQIRHSLVSAALFAFITSLDEVVVALFISGGENATLTRRMFSALRDQIDPTIAAISTLLIVISVGLLAAAQLLGRARPAGRSG, encoded by the coding sequence ATGCCCGGCGGCCCGCCGGTCCCCGTCTCGCACGCCAGGCGGGCGTGGCTCTACGTCCTGGGTGGGCTGATCGCCCTGTTCCTGGTGCTCCCGGTGCTGGTCGTGATCCCCATGTCGTTCTCGGACACGGTCTATCTCGAGTTTCCGCCGCGCCAGTGGTCCTTGCGGAACTACCGGGCCTTCTTCGGCTCCGTCGAGTGGCGCGATGCCACCTGGGTGAGCGTGCGGGCGGCGCTGGTGACCACCGTGGCGGCGACCGTCCTGGGGACGGCCGCCGCTTACGGCCTGGCGGTGACGCGGTGGCGATGGAGCCGGGCGGCGCAGGTGCTGCTCCTGGCGCCCCAGATGGTCCCGGCCATCCTGGTGGCCATCGGGCTCTTCTACCTCTACGCGAAGCTCGAGCTGGTCAACACGCTCCTCGGCCTGGTGCTGGCGCACACGCTCCTGGCCCTGCCGTTCGTGGTGGTGACCGTGACCGCGGGGCTCGCCTCGTTCGACATGACCCAGGAGATGGTCGCCCGGAGCCTCGGGGCGAGCCGCCTCCGGGCCGTCCTGACCGTCACGCTGCCCCAGATCCGCCATTCCCTGGTCTCGGCGGCCCTGTTCGCGTTCATCACGTCGCTCGACGAGGTCGTGGTCGCCCTCTTCATCTCGGGCGGCGAGAACGCCACCCTGACGCGGAGGATGTTCAGCGCCCTCCGTGACCAGATCGATCCCACCATCGCCGCCATCTCGACTCTCCTCATCGTCATCTCGGTCGGGCTCCTGGCGGCCGCTCAGCTCCTCGGCCGGGCCCGCCCGGCCGGGCGGAGCGGGTGA
- a CDS encoding ABC transporter permease, protein MSTLEIAREAPGVDGPNADTLARDAARERRRLLGLSLPALVLVGLLLVLPVGWLFYLSVVDQDAYSLVHYQRLVQEPAYVTILWNTVKVSVLVTVICVLLGYPLAYLLAQLPPRAANLGLIVVILPLWTALLVRTYAWLVLLQRRGLVNTLLVNLGLAAEPIPLVHNMTGTVIGMTHILLPFLVLPLYASMRAIDPDYVRAAAGLGASPIRAFRQVFLPLSLPGLTAGLLLVFVLCLGFYVTPALLGGGKTYLVAMKIEQNVNTYFAWGASSSLAVVLLVSVGLLFAVLHRVFAIPRLFGIR, encoded by the coding sequence GTGAGCACGCTGGAGATCGCCCGGGAGGCGCCGGGCGTGGACGGGCCCAACGCCGACACGCTGGCCCGCGATGCCGCGCGGGAGCGGCGCCGCCTTCTCGGGCTCTCTCTCCCGGCGCTGGTTCTGGTGGGGCTCTTGCTGGTCTTGCCCGTGGGCTGGCTGTTCTATCTCTCCGTGGTCGACCAGGACGCGTACTCGCTGGTCCACTACCAGCGGCTGGTCCAGGAGCCTGCCTACGTCACCATTCTCTGGAACACGGTCAAGGTCAGCGTCCTGGTCACCGTCATCTGCGTGCTCCTGGGATACCCCTTGGCCTATCTCCTGGCCCAGCTCCCGCCGCGGGCGGCCAACCTCGGGCTGATCGTGGTCATCCTGCCGCTCTGGACCGCGTTGCTGGTGCGAACCTATGCCTGGCTGGTTCTCCTCCAGCGACGCGGGCTCGTCAACACGCTGCTCGTGAACCTCGGACTGGCCGCCGAGCCGATTCCCCTCGTCCACAACATGACCGGCACGGTCATCGGCATGACGCACATCCTCCTCCCGTTCCTGGTCCTCCCCCTGTACGCCTCCATGCGGGCGATCGATCCCGACTACGTGCGGGCCGCCGCCGGCCTCGGCGCGAGCCCCATCCGCGCCTTCCGGCAAGTCTTTCTTCCGCTCTCGCTTCCCGGGCTCACGGCAGGGCTTCTCCTGGTGTTCGTCCTCTGCCTGGGGTTCTACGTGACGCCCGCGCTGCTGGGCGGAGGGAAGACGTACCTGGTGGCGATGAAGATCGAGCAGAACGTCAACACGTACTTCGCGTGGGGTGCGTCCAGCTCCCTGGCCGTCGTGCTGCTCGTCTCGGTGGGGCTGCTCTTCGCCGTCCTCCACCGGGTCTTCGCCATCCCCCGGCTGTTCGGGATCCGCTGA